GATCGCACCCGAGGCACCTCCGCTCGGGGCATCGGTGAAATAGACGCTCGCGAAAGCACCCACCAAACCCGAGAGCATATAGATGATGAAGAGGCGCCGGCTTCCATAGGCCTTTTCCAAAAGGCGACCTAGCGCGAACAACCCCCACATATTGAACAAAATATGCGCGAAGTTCATATGCACGAACATGCTCGACCAAAGCCGCCACCATTCGCCCTCATGGACGTGTGTGCTGACTTTCATGCCAGTGTAGAAGAGCAACTGCAGCGGTGAGAATCCTGGAAATGCCGGCGCGATGTTCTCAAAGAGGAAGAGCCCAAAGACAAATGCCGCCACAAAAAGCGCGACATTCACCGCCAGGAGCCACCATACCAAATGGTCTGGGTGGCCGAGCACTCGCGCGAACACGAGCTCCCTGTGGATCGCGTTGAAATAGTCTTTGGGGTCTTGTGCGGTGGACAAAATAGGGCTCGTCAAAAGCTCATCAGCCGACGAAGGATAAACACACAAGTGACCAGCGGCAAGGACTACCGCATCAGTCTTGGAGGAAATCGGTAACGCAATTGACGTATGTGGTTCCCGTAATCACGGGCTGCGGGTTCACAGCGTTTTGAATGCAGACTCCGAAAGACTCGACCGTATTGTTTGTGATGGTGGGTGCCACGCCGCTCGTACCCGTGACGGAGATACCCACCTGTTGACCTACCGCTGCGTCCACCGCACGGATGGTATTGTTTAACGCTGAGATCACACCAGGGGAGTCAATTCTGAGGGTCGTGTATTGCGTAAAGCTAGCAAAATCGAATTCCAAGGTAGAGTTCTGAACCGTGCCGAACGAATTCTCGAAGAAGGAAATTCTCATGTTGCGCAAGCTCACACCATCTGCGGCGAGTTGGGTGGTATCCCGCATATAGAAGTTCCTGAAAGTCCCGGAGGAATTTCTAAACGCGGTGCCTGGTACGAGG
This Microvenator marinus DNA region includes the following protein-coding sequences:
- a CDS encoding rhomboid family intramembrane serine protease, with the protein product MSTAQDPKDYFNAIHRELVFARVLGHPDHLVWWLLAVNVALFVAAFVFGLFLFENIAPAFPGFSPLQLLFYTGMKVSTHVHEGEWWRLWSSMFVHMNFAHILFNMWGLFALGRLLEKAYGSRRLFIIYMLSGLVGAFASVYFTDAPSGGASGAIYGLAGALGVFGMKFRRELPPRVSRSLTTGMMPWIVLGIGIGFLDAIPFDNAAHIGGFLSGGVIALFMRSYLDTRHRPRKNHGVSILSGALALSLVYMLAGWSAEVTECTKDQSAFETCYPELVEKP